From one Thalassospira lucentensis genomic stretch:
- a CDS encoding NAD-dependent succinate-semialdehyde dehydrogenase, which yields MTAQLKEQRCVSLSQLSDLRLLREHAYIDGRWCSADNRQVIEVTNPFDGAFLGTVPNMGIAETRNAIAAAHAAFPAWAALLPQDRSARLRRWFDLLIENKEDLALLMTLEQGKPISESRGEIDYAASFIEFFAEEAKRVNVENISSHLPGRNMTVKREPVGVTAAVTPWNFPCAMITRKAAAALAAGCTMIVRPATETPFSATALAELAERAGIPAGVFNVVTGDPNPVVGELCGNPVVRALSFTGSTEVGRLLLSQGAQTVKKMSMELGGHAPFILFPDVDLDEAVKHAVGAKFATSGQDCLAANRIFVHREIYDAFLDQYAKAIGELRVGNGLDETTEIGPLMHDRAVAKCDEHVADARAKGARVLTGGKKMGGLFYAPTLLADVTEDMNIYHQETFGPVAPVIPFDTEEEVISRANDSEYGLAAYVYTSDHDRAARVSNALEYGMVALNCVKITGAPVPFGGVKQSGLGREGSRHGLEEFTELKYVCAAFKP from the coding sequence ATGACGGCACAACTCAAAGAACAGCGCTGCGTGTCGTTAAGCCAGCTGTCCGATCTTCGGCTTCTGCGCGAACATGCTTATATCGACGGGCGCTGGTGCTCGGCCGACAATCGCCAGGTTATCGAAGTCACCAATCCGTTTGACGGTGCGTTTCTTGGAACCGTGCCCAATATGGGCATTGCCGAAACCCGTAACGCGATTGCCGCGGCCCATGCGGCCTTTCCGGCATGGGCGGCTCTTCTGCCGCAGGATCGTTCCGCACGTCTGCGCCGCTGGTTTGACCTTCTGATCGAAAACAAGGAAGACCTGGCTCTTCTAATGACGCTTGAACAGGGCAAACCGATTTCAGAATCGCGTGGCGAGATTGATTACGCCGCAAGCTTCATCGAATTCTTCGCCGAAGAAGCCAAACGGGTGAATGTCGAAAACATTTCGTCTCATCTCCCCGGTCGTAATATGACCGTCAAACGCGAACCGGTTGGCGTCACCGCTGCGGTAACACCATGGAACTTCCCCTGTGCGATGATCACGCGCAAGGCCGCCGCGGCACTGGCTGCGGGTTGCACCATGATCGTTCGTCCGGCCACCGAAACGCCGTTTTCGGCCACCGCCCTTGCGGAACTGGCCGAACGGGCCGGTATTCCGGCCGGTGTGTTTAACGTCGTGACCGGTGATCCCAATCCGGTGGTCGGCGAGCTTTGCGGCAATCCGGTTGTTCGCGCCCTGTCCTTTACCGGTTCGACCGAAGTGGGCCGGTTGCTGCTATCGCAAGGCGCACAGACGGTCAAAAAGATGTCGATGGAACTGGGCGGGCATGCACCCTTTATCCTGTTCCCCGATGTCGATCTGGACGAAGCCGTCAAACATGCCGTCGGTGCCAAATTCGCCACCAGCGGGCAGGATTGCCTTGCAGCGAACCGCATCTTTGTCCATCGCGAAATCTATGACGCTTTTCTTGATCAATATGCCAAGGCGATTGGTGAACTCCGCGTTGGCAACGGACTGGATGAAACCACCGAAATCGGTCCGCTGATGCATGATCGTGCGGTTGCCAAATGTGATGAGCATGTTGCAGATGCCCGCGCCAAGGGTGCCCGTGTTCTGACAGGTGGCAAGAAAATGGGCGGGCTTTTCTATGCCCCAACCCTTCTGGCCGATGTGACCGAGGATATGAACATCTATCATCAGGAAACTTTTGGTCCGGTTGCACCGGTGATCCCGTTCGATACCGAAGAAGAAGTGATCAGCCGCGCCAATGACAGCGAATATGGCCTTGCAGCTTACGTCTATACCAGCGACCATGATCGCGCAGCGCGTGTTTCGAACGCACTTGAATACGGCATGGTCGCGCTGAATTGCGTGAAGATTACCGGCGCCCCGGTCCCGTTTGGCGGGGTCAAGCAGTCCGGCCTTGGCCGCGAAGGGTCGCGCCACGGCCTCGAAGAATTCACCGAGCTTAAATATGTCTGCGCCGCGTTCAAACCGTAA
- a CDS encoding glutathione binding-like protein — MILFYYPGACSLANHIALIETGLPYELVSINHEKKTADGRDFLAINPKGYIPALELEDGTVLTENPVILNYIAEKSGKLLSKKEGIRWQVLEVLAFMASEIHGSYQPFFRNFSEPEKERAREKLKKAFSILSDQIGGKMFLVGDEITIADCYLFWVLMVAPRSGVELPTPLRNYFDHMKIRPAVAQALSEEHLD; from the coding sequence ATGATCCTCTTTTACTATCCGGGCGCTTGCAGCTTGGCTAATCACATCGCCCTCATCGAGACCGGACTTCCCTACGAACTGGTCAGTATCAATCATGAGAAGAAGACCGCCGACGGCCGTGACTTCCTCGCGATAAATCCAAAGGGTTATATTCCGGCTCTTGAACTGGAAGACGGTACTGTCCTTACGGAGAATCCAGTTATTCTGAACTATATTGCCGAGAAGAGTGGCAAGCTTCTTTCAAAAAAGGAGGGCATTCGATGGCAGGTGCTCGAGGTTCTCGCCTTCATGGCATCCGAAATACATGGGAGTTATCAGCCGTTTTTCAGAAACTTCTCGGAACCAGAGAAAGAGCGCGCACGCGAAAAGCTGAAAAAGGCTTTTTCCATTCTATCCGACCAGATAGGAGGCAAGATGTTTTTGGTGGGCGACGAGATCACGATCGCCGACTGCTATCTGTTTTGGGTGCTTATGGTCGCGCCCAGAAGTGGCGTCGAGTTGCCGACACCACTGCGGAACTATTTTGATCACATGAAGATACGACCTGCCGTAGCTCAAGCGCTTTCCGAGGAACACTTGGATTGA
- a CDS encoding aspartate aminotransferase family protein produces MNVIKNTTADLQEMDRAHFMHPSTHMRQHAAGETPNRIINGGKGIYIHDTEGKESLDAFAGLYCVNVGYGRTEIADAIYAQAKELAYYHTYVGHGNEPVIRLSDRIVKSAPEGMQRVYYGMSGSDANETNIKLIWYYNNIRGLPQKKKIISRWRGYHGSGIMTGSLTGLAAFHNAFDLPRAPILHTTCPHHYWNADAGETEAEFAKRCADDLEKLILREGPETVAAFIGEPVMGTGGIITPPEGYWAAIQKVLNKYDVLLVADEVVTAFGRTGSYFGSHHYDIKPDLITIAKGVSSGYLPLSGVIIGERVWKVLEQGSDKMGPIGHGWTYSAHPVCAAAANANLDIVDGENLTGNAADTGGYFQKRLRETFNEHPLVGEARGVGLMAALEFVADKTKKERFDPNAKIGPRVSAACLERGMIARAMPHGDILGFAPPLCITKSEIDKVIDIAKQAVDAVADEVAAGN; encoded by the coding sequence ATGAATGTCATCAAAAACACCACCGCCGATCTGCAGGAAATGGATCGCGCCCATTTCATGCATCCCTCGACCCATATGCGCCAGCACGCGGCGGGTGAAACCCCAAACCGCATCATCAATGGCGGCAAGGGAATTTACATTCATGACACCGAAGGCAAGGAATCGCTTGATGCCTTTGCCGGTCTTTACTGTGTGAATGTTGGCTATGGCCGTACCGAAATCGCTGATGCGATCTATGCGCAGGCCAAGGAACTGGCCTATTACCACACCTATGTCGGACACGGGAACGAGCCGGTCATCCGCCTGTCGGATCGTATCGTCAAATCGGCACCAGAAGGCATGCAGCGCGTCTATTACGGCATGTCGGGTTCGGATGCGAACGAAACCAACATCAAGCTGATCTGGTACTACAACAATATCCGCGGCCTGCCGCAGAAAAAGAAAATCATCTCGCGCTGGCGTGGCTATCACGGTTCCGGCATCATGACCGGCAGCCTGACCGGCCTTGCCGCCTTCCACAACGCGTTCGATCTGCCACGCGCGCCGATCCTGCACACCACCTGCCCGCACCATTACTGGAATGCCGACGCGGGCGAGACTGAGGCCGAATTTGCCAAACGCTGTGCCGATGATCTCGAAAAACTGATCCTGCGCGAAGGCCCGGAAACTGTTGCTGCCTTTATCGGCGAACCGGTCATGGGTACGGGCGGCATCATCACCCCGCCCGAAGGATACTGGGCCGCGATCCAGAAGGTTCTGAACAAATATGATGTGCTTCTGGTTGCCGACGAGGTCGTCACCGCATTCGGCCGCACCGGGTCCTATTTCGGTTCGCACCATTACGACATCAAACCCGACCTGATCACGATTGCCAAAGGTGTGTCCTCGGGCTACCTGCCGCTGTCGGGTGTGATCATCGGCGAACGCGTCTGGAAAGTTCTGGAACAGGGGTCCGATAAAATGGGGCCGATTGGTCATGGCTGGACCTATTCCGCGCATCCGGTCTGTGCCGCTGCCGCCAATGCCAACCTTGATATTGTCGATGGTGAAAACCTGACCGGCAATGCGGCTGATACCGGTGGCTATTTCCAGAAACGCTTGCGCGAAACCTTTAACGAGCATCCGCTGGTTGGCGAAGCGCGCGGTGTTGGTCTGATGGCGGCACTGGAATTTGTCGCTGATAAAACCAAAAAGGAACGGTTCGATCCGAATGCGAAAATCGGCCCGCGCGTTTCGGCCGCCTGCCTTGAACGCGGCATGATCGCACGTGCGATGCCGCATGGTGATATCCTGGGCTTTGCCCCGCCGCTTTGCATCACCAAGTCCGAAATCGACAAGGTCATCGACATCGCCAAACAGGCCGTCGATGCCGTTGCCGACGAAGTTGCCGCTGGCAATTAA